The nucleotide sequence GTAATAATTATCGATTGCCACTGCTTCAACCTTATGTTTATTGTTTTTCTTAGATTGAAAATTTTGGATAGCTGGTGCGACATCTTTCTCCAAACCTACGATAAGGACTTTCTTATCACGACTGACTCTTAAGTACAGTTTGTAAACGACTATCCGGTAAACACTAAGTAATATCGTACCTAGGATAAACGAGATCAAAATGACGCCACGCGGAAATGCAAACCATCGGCCAGCAAAAGTAACTACCATGATCCCCAATGCTATTAGTACTTGTCCAATAACAGTAATGAAGACAATATCACTGATCATTCGGTTATAGAATACATAAGCTCCTAACAAAATATTCAACGCAATAAAGATGATGGAAATAAAAATTGCTGAATGCTGAAAGGTCTCTAAGTTTCTCACTGGTACTTCTCCCTGGAATTTCAGCAAAAAACTAAGATAGATCGACACATTTAATACAAGTACATCCATAAGAATAATGAATATTCTGCGTGCCGCATTCCACTCCCCATTTTTATTCATATATACACTCCTAACCATAAAATAATGCCTCTATCATCTTACCATAGCAAAGTTTAAAAACCTAGTGAATAACCAAATTGTAAAGGAAATTAAAAGAAACGGGGAAAAGCGTCTATTGTCTGTTTATATGTGTATTTCTGCATAACAGAAAGTTGTCTCAGAAGTCCCATCACTTCCTTTATGCTGAACTAGTATTCTCCTGCTAATTCCTTATTCACAAGTTACAATATTCATATAATTAAATTAAAAGAACTGTATTTTCATTAATAAAAATGAAAATACAGTTCTTTTAATCAATCAGGTCTCAACGAAAAATCGCCGATTCCTTCTTTAGTTAGATTATCGTTATAAAATGGGTCATGAGCAATATAAGAAGGCCACTTATCTTGCATTTTTTTGATTTCCCCAGCAAAACGTCTTTGTTTTTCTGGTGTATCTTCATAACCTCTTGATTTAGATTCGAAATGGTACAATTCTGCTTGATGTGCATAGACATTGTAACGACCCAGTTCATAAACTTTCAAGCACAAGTCAACATCGTTGAATGCTACTTCTAATGTTTCATCAAATCCATTGACAGCATTGAAGTCAGCTGCCTTGACCATCATACAAGCTGCAGTGACTGCTAAGTAATTGACGTCAATGACCAATCGGCCAAAGTAACCACAATGTGTTCGATCATAGTTATTCAATGCATGTCCTGCAACGCCACCGATCCCTAATAATACACCTGCATGCTGCGTTGTATCATCCGGATAAAATAATTTTGCTCCTACACAGCCGATTCGATCAAACTGTGCATAAGAAACCATCGCTGTCATCCAGTCAGGTTCAATCACTTCTGTATCGTTATTCAAGAATAAAAAGTATTTGCCGTTAGCTTTTTCTGCTGCCAGATTGTTGATACGTGAATAATTGAATGGAATGTCAATTAATTCGACGATAAATCGGTCTTTCAGCTGATGCTTGTATTCTGCAAATAATTCTTGCATTTTAGGATCTGTACTTCCATTATCTGCAATAATGATTTCATAATTTGGATAAGACGTTTTTTCGATGATCGAATCCACACAAGTTTTTAGATCTTCATAGCCATTCTTAGTTGGAATGATCACACTGACCAAGTCTTCTTGCAAAACATCATAAGTGATTTCATAAAAACCAGAAATTCTCCCAGGATGTACGCTTCCCTTGATATTTCTTCTAGATAGAGCATCTGTCAATGCTTTCACTCCAGAATCATAGATGTAGCTTTTAGCTTCTCCATTGCTTGCAGTTGATCCCGGGATCGTCCGCCAGTGATACAAGACACGGTCAATGTGGTAAATGTGTTCTGCAGGAATTTGTTCTGTCACACGAAGAACCAAATCATAATCTTGAGAGCCTTCATATCCTTTACGGAAACCGCCAAGTTCCTTAACAATGCTTGTCCGATATACGCCTAAGTGAGAGATATAATTATTTCCCATCAATGTATCGGGAGACCAGTCTGCTTTGAAGTGCGGGTCAAAGCGATTCCCATCTGCATCGATTTTATCTTCGTCACTGTAGATCAAATCCAGTTCTGGATGTACGTTTAGCACTTTTGCCACTTCATATAATGCAAATGGGGGTAATTCGTCATCATTATCTAAGAGCGCTATAAACTCTCCTTCTGCCATTTCCAATGCAGAATTTGTTGCCAGACTGATGTGTCCATTTTCTTGTCGGAAAACGACTTTGATTCTATCATCTTTTGCTTGATAGGATTCCAGACACTTTCGGATAGCTGGATCAGTAGAAGCATCATCACTGATACATAGTTCCCAGTGATCATACGTTTGACCAAGTACCGAATCAATGCATTTTTCGAGCCATTTGATTTCAACGTTATAGACAGGCATAAGTATGGAAATCAATGGGCGGTAGGCAAATCCTTGTACTTCCTTCCTTTGCTCTTTCAGATCAGGTTTCTCATGACGACTGATCCACTCTGCATAGTCGATCGATCCTGGTTTCAATTCCAGTTTGACCCGGCGGATTGCTTTTTTTACGCCATGAGTCCTTGCATAATTTATCCCTTTTTTCAGTAATCTTTTTTTTCTTTCCCATGAAGATTCAATGCCGTCATCATAAGGATATTTACCGTTTAATTTCACAGCTATGCCATTTTGATGTCTTGCTGTTTGGAAGTCTAAGATTGCTTTTCCTCTCATTTTCCCTGATAAACGTACCTTAAAACCGCTTTGGGTCTTAACATCAAGATTATATAAATGATTGATATCCAATCTTACGACATGTGTTGCTTCAGCAATCACATTTTCTTTTTCTACCTTTATCGTAGGGATTTCTTTGGTCACTTCATCAATTGCCCAGCCCACAATAAGCAAATCGCCAGTGGCCCGTTCACGAGTGATTTGATCGATAAATACGGCAATTTCTTTTTTTTGCACGATTCGTTTACTCCTTATCTTTATAAGTTAATCATTATTTACATTTCAATGATCCATGATTGACCATTTTGAGCCACTGCTTCCACTAAGAATGAACGTTCCTTCTCGCAAAGGATCCGCAGTTCAAATCCTGCTTTTGCTCCTTCAGCTAGCTGTTTTGCTTGATTGACTTCTTCTCGTAAAACAGGAATTGCTTCAAAAAATGGTGATTGGTCGGCTGATAACTTATAGGACAATGGTTGGCGATCCGAATTAGCGATTCCCCACCCGATGATTTTCAATATCTTTGTTTCTGCATCCCAGATTTTTTCGTCAATACATAGAGAAAGCTCTTTTTCTTGGATTTTTTTCGATGTTTCTTTCTTACGTCGGCCTAATCTATGTTTGATTGTCCATTCATCACTTTCCAACAACGTGCAATAGCGATTTATGGTTGTTTTCAACGTCTGATCTAATCTTGTATTATTCTCAATAAGATGATGATTTTCTCTTTCTAATTCATCATTTTTCTCAGAAAGCTGCTTTGTAACTTCAGCCATTGGACGGATCGTTTCCAGCAATTCTTTCATTGTTGGTGTCAATTCTCCGATAAAACGATAGTGACAATGGATAGTCACTTCTTTCCCTGCAATATCCGTTAAAAAAAACTCTGGTAAATCTTTACCATCAAACAAATAACAATCATTTACTGTTTTGACTACAGCATTTGAATCGATAAATGTGAGTTTTTCTCCAGCAGCTTCTGCGCTGAATTCGATAAAGCTAGGTTGCTGCGCGAAGCG is from Enterococcus faecium and encodes:
- a CDS encoding glycosyltransferase family 2 protein, with translation MQKKEIAVFIDQITRERATGDLLIVGWAIDEVTKEIPTIKVEKENVIAEATHVVRLDINHLYNLDVKTQSGFKVRLSGKMRGKAILDFQTARHQNGIAVKLNGKYPYDDGIESSWERKKRLLKKGINYARTHGVKKAIRRVKLELKPGSIDYAEWISRHEKPDLKEQRKEVQGFAYRPLISILMPVYNVEIKWLEKCIDSVLGQTYDHWELCISDDASTDPAIRKCLESYQAKDDRIKVVFRQENGHISLATNSALEMAEGEFIALLDNDDELPPFALYEVAKVLNVHPELDLIYSDEDKIDADGNRFDPHFKADWSPDTLMGNNYISHLGVYRTSIVKELGGFRKGYEGSQDYDLVLRVTEQIPAEHIYHIDRVLYHWRTIPGSTASNGEAKSYIYDSGVKALTDALSRRNIKGSVHPGRISGFYEITYDVLQEDLVSVIIPTKNGYEDLKTCVDSIIEKTSYPNYEIIIADNGSTDPKMQELFAEYKHQLKDRFIVELIDIPFNYSRINNLAAEKANGKYFLFLNNDTEVIEPDWMTAMVSYAQFDRIGCVGAKLFYPDDTTQHAGVLLGIGGVAGHALNNYDRTHCGYFGRLVIDVNYLAVTAACMMVKAADFNAVNGFDETLEVAFNDVDLCLKVYELGRYNVYAHQAELYHFESKSRGYEDTPEKQRRFAGEIKKMQDKWPSYIAHDPFYNDNLTKEGIGDFSLRPD